In one Oscillospiraceae bacterium genomic region, the following are encoded:
- a CDS encoding NAD-dependent epimerase/dehydratase family protein, with product MDKNMWTEKKLDELLTTPSQGLVDDMKNIKGDIIILGAGGKMGPTLAILAKNAAAAAGIDKKIIAVSRFSDPIAVKLLNDNGVETISADLMRHGALDELPDCDNVIFMAGRKFGTEGDACRTWAMNAWLPSITAERYKNSSITVFSSGNLYPIVKLASGGSSEKDPVGPIGEYPMSVLARERVFEYAAAEYGTRVLLFRLSYAIDLRYGVLFDIANRVINDQPVSLSATCFNCIWQGDANEAAIRSLTLADAPAAKLNVSGPETLSVRAAANRFGEIFGKEVKFTGEESDSAYISNCQKAHKLFGYPHVSAETLIDWQAEYILSGGRTLDKPTHFEERKGKY from the coding sequence TTGGATAAAAACATGTGGACAGAAAAAAAGCTGGATGAGCTTCTCACGACTCCGTCGCAGGGGCTTGTTGACGATATGAAGAATATCAAGGGCGATATAATAATCCTCGGCGCCGGAGGGAAAATGGGTCCGACGCTTGCGATCCTCGCCAAGAACGCCGCCGCCGCGGCCGGCATAGACAAAAAAATCATTGCGGTGTCCCGCTTTTCAGACCCCATCGCCGTAAAGCTCCTTAATGACAACGGCGTCGAGACGATATCGGCCGACCTGATGCGCCATGGCGCGCTCGACGAGCTTCCGGACTGCGATAACGTGATATTCATGGCAGGACGCAAATTCGGCACGGAGGGAGACGCATGCCGCACCTGGGCTATGAACGCCTGGCTGCCCTCCATCACAGCGGAAAGATATAAAAACTCAAGTATAACCGTCTTTTCCTCCGGCAACCTTTATCCGATTGTAAAGCTTGCTTCCGGCGGATCCTCTGAAAAGGATCCTGTCGGTCCTATCGGAGAATATCCGATGAGCGTTCTCGCAAGAGAAAGGGTGTTTGAATACGCCGCCGCCGAATACGGCACGCGCGTATTATTATTCAGACTAAGCTACGCGATTGATCTCAGATACGGCGTGCTTTTCGATATCGCGAACAGGGTAATCAACGACCAGCCCGTATCTCTCTCCGCGACCTGCTTTAACTGCATCTGGCAGGGCGACGCAAACGAGGCCGCCATCCGCAGCCTGACGCTCGCCGACGCCCCCGCGGCAAAGCTCAATGTTTCCGGCCCGGAGACGCTCTCCGTCAGAGCCGCCGCCAACCGATTCGGCGAAATATTCGGCAAGGAAGTCAAATTCACCGGAGAGGAATCTGACAGCGCGTACATATCCAACTGTCAGAAAGCGCATAAGCTGTTCGGATATCCGCATGTCAGCGCCGAAACCCTCATCGACTGGCAGGCCGAATATATTTTATCCGGCGGGCGTACGCTTGACAAGCCGACACATTTTGAAGAAAGAAAGGGCAAATATTGA
- a CDS encoding dihydrodipicolinate synthase family protein, with translation MSRQEKIIEILKAGTVIPATPLALHSDRSFNPDGQRTLYRYYLDAGVGGLAVGVHTTQFEIRKPEIGLFEPVLRLAAEETDAFEKRTGKTIVKCAGICGPTEQAVKEAKLAKSLGFDAALLSPGGLPSYTEDDFIKRTEAVAAILPVIGFYLQPSVGGRLFTYDYWRRLCEIDGVIAIKCASFNRYQTLDVARAAAMSSRSDKIALFTGNDDNIVIDLLTTYKFEENGKTYTAHFVGGLLGHWCVWTNTVCRMFEMLREFSKQDYIPRNLLTLAEQVTDANSAFFDSANGFAGCIAGVHEVLRRQGIMEGIWCLNPKETLSKGQSEEIDRVYRMYPDLNDDEFVRENILKWK, from the coding sequence ATGTCAAGACAGGAAAAAATCATCGAAATATTAAAGGCCGGAACCGTCATCCCGGCCACCCCGCTTGCGCTTCACTCCGACCGAAGCTTTAATCCGGACGGACAGCGCACGCTTTACAGATATTATCTCGACGCCGGCGTCGGCGGGCTTGCCGTCGGCGTTCACACGACTCAGTTTGAAATAAGAAAACCTGAAATAGGACTTTTTGAGCCGGTGCTGCGCCTCGCCGCCGAGGAGACCGACGCCTTTGAAAAAAGGACCGGAAAAACGATAGTCAAATGCGCCGGCATATGCGGACCCACTGAACAAGCGGTAAAAGAGGCAAAGCTCGCCAAATCACTTGGCTTTGACGCCGCGCTCCTCAGCCCGGGCGGACTTCCGTCATATACAGAGGACGATTTTATAAAGCGCACGGAGGCCGTCGCCGCGATATTACCGGTCATCGGCTTTTATCTCCAGCCGTCTGTCGGCGGACGCCTCTTCACCTATGATTACTGGCGCCGCCTCTGTGAAATCGACGGAGTAATCGCAATAAAGTGCGCGTCGTTTAACCGTTATCAGACGCTTGATGTCGCGCGCGCCGCCGCGATGAGCAGCCGCAGCGATAAAATCGCGCTGTTCACCGGAAACGACGACAACATCGTCATCGATCTTCTCACAACATATAAGTTTGAAGAAAACGGAAAAACATATACAGCTCATTTTGTCGGGGGGCTCCTCGGGCACTGGTGCGTATGGACGAATACGGTTTGCAGGATGTTCGAGATGTTGCGCGAATTCTCTAAGCAGGATTACATCCCGCGCAATCTTTTGACGCTTGCCGAGCAGGTGACCGACGCGAATTCCGCGTTTTTCGACTCCGCCAACGGCTTTGCCGGCTGTATCGCGGGGGTTCACGAGGTTCTCCGCCGTCAGGGCATCATGGAGGGCATCTGGTGCCTGAATCCCAAAGAGACGCTTTCAAAAGGACAGAGCGAAGAAATCGACCGCGTATACCGTATGTATCCCGACCTGAACGACGATGAGTTTGTCCGCGAAAATATTCTAAAGTGGAAATAA
- the murD gene encoding UDP-N-acetylmuramoyl-L-alanine--D-glutamate ligase: MSVEKGFDDFRKFVKGKTFSVIGIGVSNAPLVSLLAECGASAIVARDRLPEEKLSCRNELSGAGARFVCGDGYLSGIKEDVIIKSPGIRPDIPEFVSAIREGAFLTSEMELFFEYCPAKIFAVTGSDGKTTTTTLISKLLEAAGHRVFLGGNIGEPLLPRLGMITPGDFVVCELSSFQLMTMRRSPDIAVITNLSENHLDWHRGMEEYIDAKSNILRYQPVRSIAILNYDNEYTRSLASSARGEVRFFSSKSTLKGCREGAYLSDGNFYSVKDSAASFLFERKELLLPAVHNAENLMAAYLSVRDYVGVPELVKVASSFGGVEHRLELVRELDGVRYYNGSMDSSPARTAAALQAFPEKVIVICGGYDKHLNYAPLAKPLCDHAKVCVLCGQTSDKIFNALKGFPGFDPESLKVYREDTFEGAVARARASSAPGDTVLLSPASASFDMFKNFDERGKRFKQLVNSF; encoded by the coding sequence TTGTCCGTTGAAAAAGGCTTTGACGACTTTCGTAAATTCGTAAAGGGAAAGACCTTTTCGGTCATCGGAATCGGTGTTTCAAACGCACCGCTTGTTTCGCTTCTCGCGGAATGCGGCGCCTCGGCAATCGTCGCGCGCGACCGTTTGCCGGAGGAAAAGCTCTCCTGCCGGAATGAGCTTTCGGGCGCGGGCGCTCGCTTTGTCTGCGGAGACGGATATCTTTCCGGAATAAAAGAGGATGTAATAATAAAATCGCCGGGCATCCGCCCGGATATACCTGAATTTGTTTCCGCCATACGGGAAGGTGCGTTCCTGACGAGCGAAATGGAGTTGTTTTTCGAATACTGCCCGGCAAAAATTTTTGCCGTCACCGGAAGCGACGGAAAAACGACGACCACGACGCTTATTTCAAAGCTGCTTGAGGCCGCCGGACACCGCGTGTTTCTAGGCGGGAATATCGGAGAGCCGCTGCTTCCCAGGCTCGGCATGATTACTCCGGGCGATTTTGTCGTCTGCGAGCTGTCAAGCTTTCAACTCATGACAATGCGCCGGTCTCCCGATATCGCTGTAATAACAAACCTTTCCGAAAATCATCTCGACTGGCACCGCGGCATGGAGGAATATATCGACGCAAAATCAAATATTCTCCGTTATCAGCCCGTTCGCTCGATCGCCATTCTGAATTACGACAACGAATATACGCGCTCGCTTGCTTCGTCCGCTCGCGGAGAGGTCCGCTTTTTCTCGTCGAAATCGACGCTGAAGGGATGCCGCGAAGGAGCGTATCTGAGCGACGGCAATTTCTATTCCGTAAAAGACTCAGCCGCTTCGTTTCTCTTTGAACGCAAAGAGCTTTTGCTTCCCGCCGTACATAACGCCGAAAACCTGATGGCCGCATATCTTTCCGTCCGCGATTATGTCGGCGTTCCGGAGCTTGTGAAGGTCGCCTCCTCCTTTGGGGGAGTGGAGCACAGGCTTGAATTAGTACGCGAATTGGATGGCGTCAGGTATTATAACGGCTCGATGGATTCGAGTCCCGCGCGGACGGCCGCCGCTCTGCAGGCTTTTCCGGAAAAAGTAATCGTAATCTGCGGCGGATATGACAAGCATTTAAACTATGCTCCGCTCGCAAAGCCGCTCTGCGACCACGCGAAGGTGTGTGTGCTCTGTGGGCAAACCTCGGATAAGATATTCAACGCGCTTAAAGGGTTTCCGGGATTCGATCCCGAATCGCTCAAAGTATACCGCGAAGACACCTTTGAAGGCGCGGTTGCCCGCGCCCGCGCTTCATCCGCGCCGGGAGACACCGTCCTGCTTTCTCCCGCCAGCGCGAGCTTTGACATGTTTAAAAACTTCGACGAAAGAGGCAAACGGTTCAAACAGCTCGTCAATTCGTTTTAA
- the lnt gene encoding apolipoprotein N-acyltransferase produces MNKKQITKQILMIFASAVAGAIPHAVPSLWWLEWIAFIPFCYICFTLAEHPRRTPPFAAGFLFAFVYHFCTYFWFIWLYPFDSVGFSRPVAAAVCALAWLGASAIHGIIYGLSLPVYALLSRPLRSRGWRASFLIKPFFFSAAWLLSESITFCGTLAFPWSRLSVTQAFFTPAIQSVSLFGSYFLSFLIIFTNSLAASAIECIRKKERASRRRAAVCISLGLSLFIANTAFGVIRMASGKPDGNAVSAAVIQGNIVSGDKWQEGRLTQILDTYMSMTEEAASSSPEWIIWPESAVPVNAALAPKILDAYKALSVSTGAELYIGSFMTNDYCDTNSIIQIQNGELSGTYSKRHLVPFGEYLPWKTFISFAMPSLAQINQYSDVLTPGADSGTLCYGTHRLGGAVCFDSIFPSLIRDAVNDGAEAIILVTNDSWYKDSPAVRQHLAQAALRAAENGRYIVRAANSGISAFISDKGEITSEIGALKRGILEGKVELISEKTLYSVIGDAFLYIVFLSAALIWAALIIRERIYEKRKKNI; encoded by the coding sequence ATGAATAAAAAGCAGATAACAAAGCAAATACTTATGATTTTCGCGTCGGCTGTCGCCGGCGCGATTCCTCATGCCGTGCCGTCTCTCTGGTGGCTCGAATGGATCGCCTTTATACCTTTCTGTTATATCTGTTTCACTCTTGCGGAGCATCCGCGCAGGACGCCTCCGTTCGCGGCCGGATTCCTGTTTGCTTTCGTATATCATTTCTGTACATATTTCTGGTTCATATGGCTTTATCCGTTTGACAGCGTCGGGTTTTCGCGTCCGGTTGCCGCGGCTGTATGCGCTCTCGCGTGGCTCGGTGCAAGCGCTATCCACGGTATTATTTACGGTCTTTCTCTTCCGGTATATGCGCTGCTTTCGCGTCCGCTGCGAAGCAGAGGATGGCGGGCTTCGTTTTTGATAAAGCCGTTTTTCTTTTCCGCCGCGTGGCTTCTTTCCGAGTCGATCACGTTCTGCGGGACGCTTGCTTTTCCGTGGTCGCGGCTTTCCGTCACGCAGGCGTTTTTTACCCCGGCAATTCAAAGCGTGTCGCTATTCGGTTCATATTTTCTGAGCTTTCTCATAATTTTTACAAATTCGCTCGCCGCGAGCGCGATAGAATGCATACGCAAAAAGGAACGCGCTTCACGCCGTCGCGCCGCCGTCTGTATATCGCTCGGTCTTTCACTATTTATTGCCAACACGGCGTTCGGAGTTATACGTATGGCGTCCGGAAAGCCTGACGGAAACGCGGTTTCCGCGGCGGTTATACAGGGAAACATCGTATCCGGCGATAAATGGCAGGAAGGACGGCTTACTCAGATACTAGATACATATATGTCAATGACCGAAGAAGCGGCCTCGTCTTCGCCGGAATGGATCATATGGCCGGAAAGCGCGGTGCCCGTCAATGCCGCCCTTGCTCCGAAGATCCTCGATGCATACAAAGCTCTTTCCGTTTCAACGGGAGCGGAGCTTTACATCGGTTCGTTTATGACAAACGATTACTGCGACACCAATTCCATCATTCAAATTCAAAACGGAGAGCTTTCCGGTACATATTCAAAGCGGCATCTTGTCCCGTTCGGCGAATACCTGCCGTGGAAAACGTTTATTTCCTTTGCCATGCCGTCTCTTGCGCAGATCAATCAATATTCAGACGTTTTAACACCAGGCGCCGACAGCGGAACGCTTTGCTACGGCACTCACAGGCTCGGAGGAGCTGTATGCTTTGATTCGATATTTCCGTCGCTCATTCGCGACGCGGTCAACGACGGCGCGGAGGCGATCATACTCGTGACAAACGATTCATGGTATAAGGATTCGCCTGCGGTGCGTCAGCATCTGGCTCAGGCCGCGCTCCGCGCCGCCGAAAACGGACGGTATATCGTCCGCGCCGCGAATTCCGGAATTTCCGCTTTTATTTCAGACAAGGGTGAAATAACATCCGAAATCGGAGCGCTTAAACGCGGCATTCTTGAGGGGAAAGTTGAGCTTATTTCAGAAAAAACGCTTTATTCCGTCATCGGAGACGCGTTTTTATATATTGTGTTTTTATCCGCCGCGCTCATTTGGGCGGCACTAATAATCAGGGAGAGAATATATGAAAAGCGAAAGAAAAACATTTGA
- a CDS encoding alpha/beta hydrolase has protein sequence MKSERKTFEGTRAYLDCYILESSEEYSVKDRPGMLICPGGAYYMTSDREAEPIARYFMMLGYHAFVLRYTVAEHGPVGGEYVPLLDASRAMAYIRSRAAEWNMYTDKIGVIGFSAGGHLAASLGTMWQDEYVNRTLSLEYGANRPNAMILAYPVISGGTFAHRGSFCNLLGEADNDPERIKFWSLENHVTPLCPPSFVWHTASDDCVPVVNSLCFCTALSENNIPFELHVFPEGDHGLSTALREVRPVGEPLISRWLELCAVWLKGIFGV, from the coding sequence ATGAAAAGCGAAAGAAAAACATTTGAAGGAACCCGCGCATATCTGGATTGTTATATACTTGAAAGCTCCGAAGAATATTCCGTGAAGGATCGCCCAGGGATGCTCATCTGTCCCGGCGGCGCTTATTACATGACATCGGACAGGGAGGCCGAGCCCATTGCACGTTACTTTATGATGCTCGGTTATCACGCCTTCGTCCTCCGCTATACTGTGGCGGAGCACGGCCCGGTAGGAGGTGAATATGTCCCTCTGCTTGACGCTTCCCGTGCGATGGCATATATACGTTCACGCGCGGCCGAATGGAATATGTATACGGATAAAATCGGAGTTATCGGCTTCTCTGCGGGTGGGCATCTTGCCGCCTCTCTGGGTACAATGTGGCAGGATGAATATGTAAACAGGACGCTTTCGCTCGAATACGGAGCAAACCGCCCGAACGCGATGATTCTCGCTTATCCGGTTATCAGCGGAGGCACGTTCGCCCACCGCGGCTCATTCTGCAATCTGCTCGGCGAAGCCGATAACGATCCCGAAAGAATAAAATTCTGGTCGCTCGAAAATCACGTCACGCCGCTCTGCCCGCCGTCATTTGTATGGCATACCGCGTCCGACGATTGTGTTCCCGTAGTCAACTCGCTTTGCTTCTGCACGGCGCTTTCCGAGAATAATATCCCATTTGAGCTTCATGTGTTTCCCGAAGGCGATCACGGTCTGTCCACCGCGCTTCGCGAGGTGCGTCCTGTCGGTGAACCGCTTATTTCGCGCTGGCTGGAATTGTGCGCTGTCTGGCTTAAAGGGATATTCGGAGTTTGA
- a CDS encoding AEC family transporter, which yields MQIDNSQVVSQVAILFLTMLCGIYARKRGFVDEKGTKTLSKILVNITSPLLIIDSFQLDFDAEKLSDGLIILAASVIIHIAVTFLGMIFFKWEKTREKNKILRFTLIFGNCAFLGYPVLNAVFGDGIGVFYGAFYTLMFNVYIWTYGISMLQKGKENAVRPKPWNVIINAGTVASVIGVILFAAKIKLPAVLGGAVGLVGDMTFPLAMLIIGSLVSTLDFKEVLGNYRVYIFCLFKLIVLPLITLGVLKLIDAPLVITYMLVTMTAVPSATNSAIFAELYDCDARLAAQCVGISTVFSMITLPAMIWLTGIVI from the coding sequence ATGCAGATAGACAATTCTCAGGTCGTCTCACAGGTTGCGATACTGTTTTTAACCATGCTGTGCGGCATATACGCGCGAAAAAGAGGCTTCGTCGACGAGAAGGGCACAAAAACGCTCTCGAAGATACTCGTCAACATCACCTCACCGCTTTTGATCATCGACTCCTTTCAGCTTGATTTCGATGCGGAAAAGCTGTCGGACGGACTTATAATCCTCGCCGCCTCCGTGATTATCCATATTGCGGTCACCTTTCTCGGAATGATCTTTTTCAAATGGGAAAAAACCCGGGAAAAGAACAAGATATTGAGATTCACTCTTATTTTCGGAAACTGCGCGTTTCTCGGATATCCGGTTCTGAACGCGGTTTTCGGAGATGGTATCGGCGTGTTTTACGGTGCGTTCTATACCCTGATGTTTAATGTGTACATATGGACATACGGCATTTCGATGCTCCAGAAGGGCAAAGAAAACGCCGTCAGACCGAAGCCCTGGAATGTTATCATAAACGCGGGAACGGTTGCGTCGGTTATCGGCGTTATTCTGTTTGCCGCGAAAATAAAGCTTCCCGCCGTGTTGGGCGGCGCGGTTGGCCTTGTCGGAGACATGACGTTTCCTCTTGCGATGCTGATAATCGGCAGCCTCGTTTCCACTCTTGACTTTAAAGAGGTGCTCGGAAATTACAGGGTATATATATTCTGCCTGTTCAAGCTTATCGTCCTTCCGCTTATAACGCTCGGCGTGCTTAAGCTTATCGACGCGCCGCTCGTGATCACATATATGCTGGTCACAATGACCGCGGTGCCGTCCGCGACGAACTCGGCGATTTTCGCCGAGCTTTATGACTGCGACGCGCGCCTCGCCGCGCAGTGCGTCGGAATTTCAACGGTCTTCTCGATGATCACGCTTCCCGCCATGATCTGGCTGACCGGAATCGTGATATAA